From the Quercus lobata isolate SW786 chromosome 6, ValleyOak3.0 Primary Assembly, whole genome shotgun sequence genome, one window contains:
- the LOC115994541 gene encoding uncharacterized protein LOC115994541 — translation MVMEELCKNPAVHNIHITYRMPNEILKHRINYKYMAIEADKHVKIIFDKLERIPEVTNIELYIQLEPCAEVGIEEIQQTQTSLQVTVPDAQYQYFTHDEDEDDDYVDENIAINGEDFGDRDEIEDMIEQGDFRDFERDIDDDETLDGSQPDAYNVLSVQNITDTIPVYSPPALSFSENTWENLFDPSHIETLFVSSWREGMNLCKGLTFANKMEVQRVLTKCALKENKHFMITRSTTTKLCAKCVDESCTWYVCVVMKPKFHNLWMVTVYKGPHTCIWTGVRNDGRMMSCKFIADDILKKLCEDHTTPIKHLRSMIESKYEGQKPSYYKVWDAKQKAIGKMFGNWEESYQRLQKLLMTYIDQDPTTQVFYRTTSTGEDDTVFLNYVFWSFGLSIDGFKYCKPVISIDGTHLYGKYQGKLLVAMATDANNKVFPLAFAIVDSESGSSWRWFLQCLRDAIGRVIPNEGICIISDRHLGIKNAIANCPRRDDGRALVFHRYCLRHVASNFNTHFQNSTLKSAALKAGYASQAVKFTSIMETIKQAEIEAIRNKKKLTGKDGKEKNQDYLPYTYLMASLWICGPSHMMVGDVLGQ, via the exons ATGGTTATGGAAGAGTTGTGTAAGAACCCTGCTGTGCACAACATACACATTACTTATCGCATGCCAAATGAAATCCTGAAGCACCGGATTAATTACAAGTACATGGCGATAGAAGCAGACAAACATGTGAAGATCATATTTGACAAGTTGGAGAGAATACCTGAAGTAACTAACATTGAGTTGTACATACAGTTGGAGCCATGTGCAGAAGTTGGTATTGAGGAAAtccaacaaacacaaacaagttTACAAGTTACAGTTCCAGATGCTCAATACCAGTATTTTACACAT gatgaggatgaggatgatgactaTGTTGATGAAAATATTGCCATTAACGGTGAAGATTTTGGCGATAGAGATGAGATTGAAGACATGATTGAACAAGGGGACTTTAGGGACTTTGAGAGGGACATTGATGACGATGAGACATTGGACGGTAGTCAACCTGATGCATACAATGTTCTTAGTGTCCAAAACATTACAGACACAATCCCTGTGTACTCACCACCTGCCTTGTCATTTTCTgaaaatacttgggaaaatTTATTTGATCCTTCACATATTGAGACACTATTTGTGTCTAGTTGGAGAGAGGGGATGAATTTGTGTAAAGGCTTGACTTTTGCCAATAAAATGGAGGTGCAACGTGTATTAACAAAGTGTGCcctcaaggaaaacaaacattttatgATCACTAGGTCAACCACGACAAAACTTTGTGCGAAATGCGTTGATGAGTCATGCACGTGGTATGTCTGCGTAGTCATGAAGCCCAAGTTCCACAATCTATGGATGGTCACCGTGTACAAGGGTCCTCACACTTGTATATGGACTGGGGTGCGAAATGATGGTAGAATGATGAGTTGTAAATTTATTGCAGATGACATCCTTAAGAAGTTATGTGAGGATCACACTACCCCAATTAAGCATCTCAGATCTATGATAGAGTCGAAATATGAGGGACAAAAGCCTTCTTACTACAAGGTGTGGGATGCGAAACAAAAGGCGATTGGGAAGATGTTTGGGAATTGGGAagagtcttaccaaaggttgcAGAAGTTGCTAATGACATATATTGATCAGGATCCGACTACGCAGGTGTTCTATCGTACCACATCCACCGGTGAAGATGACACagtatttttgaattatgtgtTTTGGTCTTTCGGTCTAAGCATTGATGGATTCAAATATTGCAAGCCGGTTATCAGTATTGATGGGACCCATCTGTATGGTAAATATCAGGGAAAGTTGTTGGTTGCAATGGCAACCGACGCTAACAACAAGGTATTCCCTCTTGCCTTTGCTATTGTGGATTCTGAGTCAGGGTCTAGTTGGAGGTGGTTTTTACAATGCCTCAGAGATGCGATTGGCCGCGTGATACCTAACGAAGGCATTTGCATAATTTCTGACCGACATCTCGGTATCAAAAACGCCATTGCAAACTGTCCTAGAAGGGATGATGGAAGAGCACTGGTATTTCATagatattgccttcgacatgttgctagcaactttAACACACATTTTCAGAACTCGACTCTGAAGTCAGCGGCGTTGAAAGCCGGATATGCTAGTCAGGCAGTGAAATTTACCTCCATAATGGAGACCATTAAGCAGGCGGAAATTGAGGCCATTAGAAATAAGAAGAAGTTGACGGGGAAGGATGGCAAGgaaaagaatcaagattatcTTCCATACACATACCTAATGGCGAGTCTGTGGATATGTGGACccagtcacatgatggtggGAGACGTTttggggcaatga
- the LOC115995113 gene encoding putative calcium-transporting ATPase 13, plasma membrane-type — MPTISIILDNLESIHSLLDVPNTLSEPKKRWRSAFVSIYYYRAFLSLFKTSLSKKKNTKISPSQSFIILDLNQDNRLKTDQASLTKIDQKTLTQLVKEKKIEKLQVIGGIDRLASGLNTNVESGIQGNIEDIAHRHEAFGTNTYKRLPTKSFFHFVVEAFKDLTILILLGCAVLSLVFGIKENGIKEGWYDGGSIFVAIFLVIAVSTISNFRQNRQFDKLSKVSNDIQIEVVRAGRRQQISIFEIVVGDVICLKIGDQVPADGLFLDGHSLQVDESSMTGESDHVDMNCSHPFLFSGTKVVDGYARMLVTSVGMNTTWGEMMSSINRDTNEQTPLQVRLNKLTSSIGKVGLAVAFLVLVVLLVRYFTGNTTDENGNKEFNGSSTKVDDILNAVVGFVAAAVTIVVVAIPEGLPLAVTLTLAYSMKRMMADQAMVRKLSACETMGSATTICTDKTGTLTLNKMKVTKFWLGKESFAPATYSSIAPYILELLQEGVALNTTGSVYRPTSGSEIEFSGSPTEQAILSWAVQELNMEMEQLTQSRKILYVEAFNSQKKRSGVITRRKTDNTIHVHWKGAAEMILKMCSSYYDASGIMKDLDDSEKMKFEQRIQGMAASSLRCIAFAHKQISKEDQEHNMEQKKIEEDGLTLLGLVGIKDPCRPGVKKAVEACQNAGVNIKMITGDNIFTAKAIATECGILRFNQDISGIVVEGIEFRNYTPEERMEKVDKICVMARSSPFDKLLMVECLKQKGHVVAVTGDGTNDAPALKEADVGLSMGIQGTEVAKESSDIVILDDNFASVATVLRWGRCVYNNIQKFIQFQLTVNVAALVINFVVAVSAGEVPLTAVQLLWVNLIMDTLGALALATEKPTEELMTKPPVGRTEPLITNIMWRNLLAQALYQIIVLLTLQFKGESIFGVTEKVNDTLIFNTFVLCQVFNEFNARKLEKKNVFKGIHKNKLFLGIIAITIVLQVVMVEFLKKFAGTERLNWGQWGECIGFGIVSWPIGWIVKWIPVPKRPFLSYLNTK; from the coding sequence ATGCCTACTATTAGTATTATCCTAGACAACTTGGAGTCCATACACTCTTTACTTGATGTACCTAACACCCTTAGTGAACCCAAAAAGAGATGGCGCTCGGCATTTGTTTCCATCTATTATTATAGAGCCTTTCTATCTCTTTTCAAGACTTCCctatcaaagaagaaaaataccaaGATTTCACCCTCCCAATCTTTCATAATTTTGGATCTCAATCAAGACAACAGGTTGAAAACTGATCAAGCAAGTCTCACAAAAATCGATCAAAAAACTCTCACACAGCttgtgaaagagaaaaaaattgaaaagctcCAAGTTATTGGAGGCATTGATAGACTAGCATCCGGTCTTAACACCAATGTTGAAAGCGGGATTCAAGGCAATATTGAAGACATTGCTCACCGACACGAGGCTTTTGGCACAAACACGTACAAAAGACTGCCCACAAAGAGCTTCTTCCATTTTGTAGTGGAAGCCTTCAAGGATCTTACCATTCTCATCCTTCTAGGCTGTGCTGTTCTTTCTCTCGTTTTTGGCATCAAAGAAAATGGAATAAAAGAAGGATGGTATGACGGTGGAAGCATATTTGTTGCTATATTTCTAGTCATTGCTGTTTCCACCATAAGTAACTTTCGGCAAAACAGACAATTTGACAAGTTATCCAAAGTCAGCAACGATATCCAAATTGAAGTAGTAAGAGCTGGGAGGCGTCAACAGATTTCAATATTTGAAATTGTCGTTGGAGATGTCATTTGCTTAAAGATTGGAGATCAAGTTCCAGCAGATGGACTATTCTTAGACGGGCATTCATTGCAAGTGGACGAATCTAGCATGACAGGGGAAAGTGACCACGTAGACATGAATTGTAGTCATCCATTTTTGTTTTCTGGTACTAAGGTGGTTGATGGCTACGCTAGGATGCTTGTCACTTCAGTTGGGATGAACAcgacatggggagagatgatgAGCTCAATCAACCGCGATACCAATGAACAAACACCTTTACAAGTTCGGCTCAACAAGTTAACTTCATCGATAGGTAAGGTTGGTTTGGCAGTTGCTTTCCTAGTTCTTGTAGTCTTGTTGGTTCGATACTTCACTGGGAATACTACAGATGAGAATGGAAATAAAGAGTTCAATGGCAGCAGCACCAAGGTTGATGACATACTAAATGCTGTGGTGGGATTTGTAGCTGCTGCAGTTACTATAGTCGTGGTCGCAATTCCAGAAGGTTTGCCTTTGGCTGTGACACTTACGCTTGCTTATTCCATGAAAAGAATGATGGCTGATCAGGCAATGGTGCGAAAGCTCTCTGCTTGTGAGACCATGGGCTCTGCCACCACCATTTGTACTGACAAAACAGGCACCCTCACTCTGAATAAAATGAAGGTGACTAAGTTTTGGCTAGGGAAAGAATCTTTTGCACCAGCTACTTACTCATCAATTGCTCCATATATTCTTGAACTGCTACAAGAAGGAGTAGCTCTAAACACAACCGGTAGTGTTTACAGGCCTACTTCAGGGTCTGAAATTGAGTTCTCAGGCAGTCCCACTGAACAAGCAATTCTTTCATGGGCTGTTCAGGAGCTAAACATGGAAATGGAACAATTGACGCAAAGTCGTAAGATTCTTTACGTTGAAGCATTCAATTCACAGAAGAAACGAAGCGGAGTCATAACAAGGAGAAAGACAGACAATACAATCCACGTGCACTGGAAAGGAGCTGCAGAGATGATATTGAAAATGTGTTCAAGTTACTATGATGCTTCTGGAATTATGAAAGATCTAGATGATAGTGAAAAGATGAAATTCGAACAAAGAATTCAAGGTATGGCAGCCAGCAGCCTCCGGTGCATTGCTTTTGCACATAAGCAAATTTCAAAAGAAGATCAAGAACATAATATGGAGCAAAAGAAGATAGAAGAAGATGGTCTGACCCTATTAGGACTGGTGGGTATTAAGGACCCATGTCGTCCAGGGGTAAAAAAGGCTGTGGAAGCTTGCCAAAATGCAGGTGTGAACATCAAAATGATCACTGGAGACAATATTTTCACAGCCAAAGCTATTGCCACTGAATGTGGAATATTGAGGTTTAATCAAGACATAAGTGGAATAGTGGTAGAAGGCATTGAATTCAGAAACTACACACCAGAGGAGAGAATGGAGaaagttgataaaatttgtgTGATGGCAAGGTCATCTCCCTTTGACAAGCTACTAATGGTAGAATGTTTGAAACAAAAAGGTCATGTGGTTGCAGTCACTGGAGATGGCACAAACGATGCACCAGCATTGAAAGAAGCTGATGTGGGGCTTTCAATGGGAATTCAAGGCACTGAGGTGGCCAAGGAGAGCTCAGATATTGTCATTTTGGATGACAACTTTGCCTCCGTTGCCACAGTTTTAAGGTGGGGAAGATGTGTGTACAACAACATCCAAAAGTTCATTCAGTTCCAACTCACCGTGAATGTTGCTGCTCTTGTGATCAACTTTGTGGTAGCTGTCTCAGCTGGTGAAGTCCCATTAACAGCAGTTCAGTTATTATGGGTGAACCTAATTATGGACACATTGGGTGCTCTAGCTCTTGCAACAGAGAAGCCCACCGAGGAGTTGATGACGAAGCCACCAGTAGGTCGAACTGAACCACTTATTACCAACATAATGTGGAGAAATCTCTTAGCCCAAGCTTTGTATCAGATTATCGTCCTCCTGACCTTGCAATTCAAAGGTGAATCAATCTTTGGTGTGACTGAGAAGGTAAATGACACGTTGATCTTCAATACTTTCGTCCTCTGTCAAGTGTTCAATGAATTCAATGCAAGAAAGCTTGAGAAGAAGAATGTGTTTAAAGGGATACATAAGAATAAGTTGTTTTTGGGGATCATAGCCATAACCATAGTCCTTCAAGTGGTGATGGTAGAATTTTTGAAGAAGTTCGCAGGTACAGAAAGGTTGAATTGGGGGCAATGGGGTGAGTGCATTGGATTTGGAATAGTATCTTGGCCAATTGGTTGGATTGTGAAGTGGATACCTGTTCCGAAAAGGCCATTTCTAAGCTACCTAAACACGAAATAG